Proteins encoded by one window of Cyclobacteriaceae bacterium:
- a CDS encoding exo-alpha-sialidase, which yields MKHTFLLAAFFSVFVSCSDSKKLFVVEAINSPAGSISAEPYLFTDPLGAIHLTWIERVDTINYLKLSHWQNEAWSEPVVITSGSDWFVNWADYPLLVSDGKGKFIAHILKKSGEGTFAYDVAVAHSSDGTAWSEPTVLHDDGKQAEHGFVSFVPYAENVFVSWLDGRNTVGDEPTDHDDHGHHGEMTVRAAVLSYDGNKLNEWELDSRVCDCCQTTSAITTNGPVVIYRDRSETEIRDMSIVRLVNDTWTEPKPIFSDQWEISGCPVNGPRCEAIGNTLAVAWFTMANEKPAASVIFSDDGGETFNQPIQLNKSEEAIGRVDLVLLNEQTAVVSWMEGTNIHVAQVTKDGNVERVSVLAESSESRSSGFPQLTKGDGFIMAAWTDAEAKTVRTAKLK from the coding sequence ATGAAGCATACGTTTCTTCTTGCTGCTTTCTTTAGTGTTTTTGTTTCCTGTAGCGATAGCAAAAAACTGTTTGTTGTTGAGGCAATTAATTCGCCAGCCGGTTCAATTTCGGCCGAGCCATACTTGTTCACCGATCCTTTAGGAGCCATTCACCTGACCTGGATTGAACGCGTGGACACCATCAATTACCTCAAGCTTTCGCATTGGCAAAATGAGGCATGGTCGGAGCCGGTAGTGATTACCTCGGGCAGCGATTGGTTTGTTAACTGGGCCGACTATCCATTGCTGGTAAGTGATGGGAAAGGAAAGTTTATTGCCCACATATTAAAGAAGAGTGGCGAAGGAACATTTGCATACGATGTGGCGGTGGCGCATTCATCTGATGGCACTGCCTGGAGTGAACCAACCGTGCTGCACGATGACGGCAAACAAGCCGAGCATGGATTTGTGTCGTTTGTTCCGTATGCGGAAAACGTTTTTGTTTCCTGGCTGGATGGCAGAAATACGGTAGGCGATGAGCCCACCGATCATGACGACCACGGGCATCATGGCGAAATGACTGTTCGTGCTGCCGTACTTTCGTACGATGGAAATAAATTAAATGAATGGGAACTGGATAGCCGGGTGTGCGATTGTTGCCAGACCACTTCCGCTATTACAACAAACGGACCTGTGGTGATTTACCGCGATCGTTCCGAAACAGAAATTCGCGACATGTCAATTGTGCGGTTGGTCAATGATACATGGACGGAACCAAAACCAATCTTCAGCGACCAGTGGGAGATTAGCGGCTGTCCGGTGAATGGCCCACGCTGTGAGGCCATCGGCAATACCCTGGCGGTTGCATGGTTTACCATGGCCAATGAAAAACCTGCTGCCAGCGTAATTTTTTCTGACGATGGCGGAGAAACATTTAACCAACCCATTCAACTGAATAAAAGTGAAGAAGCCATTGGCCGGGTTGATCTGGTTTTGCTGAATGAGCAAACCGCGGTGGTAAGTTGGATGGAGGGAACAAACATTCATGTGGCACAAGTAACAAAAGACGGAAACGTGGAGCGCGTTTCGGTTTTGGCCGAATCATCGGAGTCGCGGTCGAGTGGTTTTCCACAACTGACTAAGGGAGATGGATTCATTATGGCCGCATGGACGGATGCTGAAGCCAAAACGGTACGTACTGCAAAATTGAAGTGA
- a CDS encoding group III truncated hemoglobin has protein sequence MKKEIQSRAEIKLLVDSFYEKVNADELLGPVFGHVDWPHHLPIMYNFWSSVLLGEMSYSGNPMAKHLNLAIGKEHFTRWLELFTATVDEHFEGYNATEAKNRAHTVAQLFQYKMGLLEK, from the coding sequence ATGAAAAAGGAAATTCAATCCCGGGCCGAAATCAAACTTTTGGTTGACAGTTTTTACGAAAAGGTAAATGCCGATGAACTGCTCGGCCCTGTATTCGGGCATGTGGATTGGCCCCATCATTTACCCATCATGTACAACTTCTGGAGCTCGGTGTTGTTGGGTGAGATGTCGTACAGCGGTAACCCCATGGCCAAACACCTGAACCTGGCTATCGGGAAAGAACATTTTACACGATGGCTGGAGCTGTTTACGGCAACCGTAGACGAACACTTTGAAGGCTACAACGCCACCGAAGCCAAGAACCGTGCGCATACGGTAGCGCAGTTGTTCCAGTATAAAATGGGATTACTGGAGAAGTAA
- a CDS encoding mechanosensitive ion channel family protein, with protein sequence MEPLHLKLVETVLVIVGLVILVLVIKGTLKKIGNRYHLQKDRTLFTVKVINIGLYTAAAITLLFIWGVDQNELVLFLSSFIAIMGIALFAQWSMLSNVTASILLFVSHPAKVGDTISILDKDYPLTGKIKDIGAFFVSIETEEKEIITIPNSLLFQKMIKVESQ encoded by the coding sequence ATGGAACCCCTTCATTTAAAACTTGTTGAAACTGTACTGGTCATTGTCGGGTTGGTGATTTTAGTGCTGGTTATAAAGGGCACACTCAAAAAAATTGGCAACCGCTATCACCTGCAGAAAGACCGTACGCTCTTCACGGTAAAAGTGATCAACATCGGTTTGTATACGGCAGCGGCCATTACGTTGCTGTTCATCTGGGGTGTTGATCAAAATGAATTAGTGCTATTTCTCTCCTCCTTCATCGCCATAATGGGTATTGCGTTGTTCGCGCAATGGTCTATGCTCTCCAACGTAACAGCCAGCATCCTGTTGTTTGTGAGCCATCCCGCCAAGGTGGGCGATACCATCAGCATCCTGGATAAAGACTATCCGCTAACCGGAAAAATCAAAGACATTGGTGCCTTTTTCGTAAGCATTGAAACGGAGGAGAAAGAAATCATCACCATTCCCAACTCATTGTTGTTTCAAAAAATGATTAAGGTGGAGTCACAATAG
- a CDS encoding HEPN domain-containing protein, which produces MRDYSAEDYIKYRLQKANETIAETKVLLENKFWNTAVNRMYYACFYAVGALLSKNKVEVSSHSGSRQKFGQLYIQTGVIGRDFGKHYSELFEKRQKGDYNDFFDIDEETALRLYPPTVDFIKELEKTINE; this is translated from the coding sequence ATGAGAGACTATAGTGCTGAAGATTACATAAAGTACAGGCTACAAAAAGCAAACGAAACTATCGCAGAGACTAAGGTATTGCTTGAAAATAAATTTTGGAATACCGCAGTTAACAGAATGTACTACGCTTGTTTCTATGCCGTTGGAGCACTCCTTTCAAAAAACAAAGTCGAAGTTTCAAGTCACTCCGGTAGCAGACAAAAATTTGGACAGCTGTATATACAAACCGGAGTGATCGGACGTGACTTTGGAAAACATTATTCAGAATTGTTTGAAAAAAGGCAAAAGGGAGATTATAACGATTTTTTTGACATAGACGAGGAGACCGCCTTAAGACTCTACCCACCAACAGTCGATTTTATTAAAGAACTTGAAAAAACAATAAACGAATAA
- a CDS encoding nucleotidyltransferase domain-containing protein, which translates to MPDQQKILKEIKRIVLEKEPTAKIYLYGSRARGTMRPDSDWDLLILLNKDNITADVEKSVTYPLYDLEFETGQVISPMVYSEKEWRTKHRVTPFYANIMREGKLL; encoded by the coding sequence ATGCCCGATCAACAAAAAATACTAAAGGAGATAAAACGAATTGTCCTGGAAAAAGAGCCAACAGCTAAAATTTATCTGTATGGTTCACGGGCACGGGGAACCATGCGACCGGACTCTGATTGGGATCTACTTATCCTTTTGAATAAGGACAACATTACAGCTGATGTCGAGAAAAGTGTGACTTACCCACTCTATGACCTTGAATTCGAAACCGGGCAAGTTATTAGCCCAATGGTATATTCAGAAAAGGAATGGCGCACTAAACATAGAGTAACCCCATTCTATGCAAACATTATGAGAGAGGGTAAACTCTTATGA
- a CDS encoding Crp/Fnr family transcriptional regulator has product MPTFPAKKKKLIPAKLLEQYKARLVRMRKDQVLFEEGTPANDYFQVEEGEVRMYILNHEGQEFTQGIFHAGESFGEPPLFGNFPYPSTAIALTPGKVWRLAKPDFLELLKHNFDIHLKLNHVLCNRLQYKSMILTEISSHTPEHRLTTILTYLKSKIQPDGNGTKIIIPYTRQQLADMTSLRVETVIRTVKKMEQGGKLKLEGHKILF; this is encoded by the coding sequence ATGCCTACTTTTCCTGCAAAAAAGAAAAAGTTGATTCCTGCTAAACTTCTGGAGCAATACAAGGCGCGATTGGTGCGCATGCGCAAAGACCAGGTGCTGTTTGAAGAAGGCACCCCGGCCAACGACTATTTCCAAGTAGAAGAAGGCGAAGTGCGCATGTATATCCTCAATCACGAAGGGCAGGAATTTACGCAGGGCATTTTTCATGCGGGCGAAAGCTTTGGTGAACCCCCGTTGTTTGGCAACTTCCCCTACCCCAGCACAGCCATTGCCCTTACGCCCGGCAAAGTGTGGCGGTTAGCCAAACCTGATTTTCTGGAATTACTCAAACACAACTTCGACATTCACCTGAAGCTGAACCACGTACTCTGCAACCGGCTTCAGTACAAATCCATGATCCTTACGGAGATTTCCTCCCACACACCCGAGCACCGGCTTACCACCATTTTAACCTACCTGAAATCTAAAATCCAGCCTGATGGTAACGGCACCAAAATCATCATTCCCTACACCCGCCAGCAACTAGCCGACATGACCAGCCTGCGCGTGGAAACGGTAATCCGCACTGTAAAAAAAATGGAGCAAGGTGGAAAACTAAAGCTGGAGGGGCATAAAATTCTATTTTAA
- the ric gene encoding iron-sulfur cluster repair di-iron protein, producing the protein MNTTMNFDQMTVAEIALQHPSAAHVFNKYQIDFCCGGKRPFREACEKAGVNPDKVMTELFSSETNSMPGTIRFDTWEPTLLADFIVQHHHGFVRRSIPQLYELIAKVCEAHGDRDTYLLTLRDTFTELAEELLLHMEKEEVVLFPAIKRLYEETRIPVDATPIPSHLMAPMKVMEDEHDHAGNLIKKIRTLTSSYTPPASACPTYRVTYRRLEEFDQDLMQHIHLENNVLFAKVKERLATAYSVN; encoded by the coding sequence ATGAATACAACCATGAATTTCGATCAAATGACTGTAGCGGAAATAGCACTTCAACACCCTTCAGCTGCACATGTCTTCAATAAATACCAAATTGATTTTTGCTGTGGCGGAAAAAGGCCTTTTCGGGAAGCCTGTGAAAAAGCCGGTGTAAATCCGGATAAGGTTATGACGGAGCTTTTCAGCTCTGAAACCAACAGCATGCCTGGCACCATTCGCTTCGATACGTGGGAGCCTACCCTGCTGGCCGATTTCATCGTGCAACACCATCACGGCTTTGTACGCAGAAGCATTCCACAACTTTACGAGCTGATTGCCAAAGTATGCGAAGCACACGGTGATCGTGACACCTACTTGCTAACCCTGCGCGATACCTTCACTGAACTTGCTGAAGAACTGTTGCTGCACATGGAAAAAGAAGAAGTGGTGCTTTTCCCTGCCATTAAACGCTTGTATGAAGAAACCCGTATTCCCGTTGACGCAACACCCATACCCTCGCACCTGATGGCCCCCATGAAGGTCATGGAAGACGAACACGACCACGCTGGCAACCTGATCAAAAAAATCAGAACCCTTACCAGCAGCTACACACCTCCCGCTTCTGCGTGCCCTACTTACCGCGTTACATACAGGCGACTGGAAGAATTCGATCAGGATCTGATGCAACATATACACCTCGAAAACAACGTATTGTTTGCAAAAGTAAAAGAACGTTTGGCAACTGCTTACTCTGTAAACTGA
- a CDS encoding DUF456 domain-containing protein — MDLLWTVIASCFMIAGIVGSVVPFLPGPPLSYVGMLILQLRETTAFSTKFLLIWLAIVIVIVVLDYLVPVYGTKKFGGSKYGMWGCTIGLIAGFWFGPIGIIAGPFVGAFVGELLANNESDRALKAALGSFIGFLFSTLLKLVTCLVMGWYFIKAL; from the coding sequence ATGGATTTACTTTGGACGGTTATTGCCTCGTGTTTCATGATTGCCGGTATTGTTGGCAGCGTGGTTCCGTTTTTGCCAGGGCCACCGTTGAGTTATGTTGGAATGCTCATACTGCAGTTGCGTGAAACAACAGCGTTCAGTACCAAATTTTTGCTCATCTGGTTAGCGATCGTGATTGTAATAGTGGTTCTCGATTACCTGGTGCCCGTGTATGGAACCAAAAAATTTGGTGGCAGCAAGTACGGCATGTGGGGCTGTACCATTGGGTTGATTGCCGGCTTTTGGTTCGGACCGATTGGCATCATTGCCGGACCATTTGTTGGAGCTTTTGTTGGCGAGTTGCTGGCCAACAATGAATCTGATCGCGCATTGAAAGCTGCGCTGGGTTCCTTTATCGGATTTCTTTTCAGCACTTTATTAAAATTAGTGACCTGCCTCGTGATGGGCTGGTATTTTATTAAGGCGTTGTGA
- a CDS encoding nuclear transport factor 2 family protein, with the protein MNANETLIHTFYSSFQQLNAEGMKACYHPDVKFSDPAFLDLKGKEAGAMWSMLIDTLKKNPADWKLEFSNVKADDQFGSCRWEAHYTFSLTGRKVHNIIDARFEFKDGKIITHTDTFDFYRWARMAFGMTGMLLGWTPFFKKKVQATTRKRLDGFMKRNG; encoded by the coding sequence ATGAACGCTAACGAAACCCTCATCCATACCTTCTACTCCAGCTTCCAGCAACTTAATGCCGAGGGCATGAAAGCGTGCTATCATCCGGATGTAAAATTTTCTGATCCAGCTTTTCTGGATTTGAAAGGAAAGGAAGCGGGAGCGATGTGGAGCATGTTGATTGATACCCTGAAGAAAAACCCTGCAGATTGGAAATTGGAATTCAGTAATGTAAAAGCCGATGATCAATTCGGTTCCTGTCGCTGGGAGGCACACTATACATTTTCGTTAACCGGGAGAAAGGTGCACAACATCATTGATGCAAGGTTTGAGTTTAAAGATGGCAAGATCATCACGCATACCGATACCTTTGATTTTTATCGATGGGCACGCATGGCTTTTGGCATGACCGGTATGTTGTTGGGCTGGACGCCTTTTTTTAAAAAGAAAGTGCAAGCTACGACACGTAAACGATTGGATGGGTTTATGAAACGTAATGGGTAA
- a CDS encoding DUF6268 family outer membrane beta-barrel protein yields MKIKCILIISVCSLFNALLSAQSSIDILTIGGVVGMPSAYQQPLNGKATESNLLVNLKLPIKFNEKTIWYNDFTYSGFNVTNDIDVRPTEYLTAMRMHGIIFQTGIVQKISDRNGFQLLAVPRYMSDFKGSDSKSWQLGAIALFEHRNHERLVTRYGFLYNHELFGPLLVPLFYLDWQLNDNWSITGLVPINLKVSYRVNESLTTGFSHFGFITTYRIGQEEFKTDYIERNSIDEALFARWNTHGNFFIETRIGYSLSRVYEQYNANEKMDLRLSIVRFGDDRAPQNVNFDNGLIASVRLVYSLPLK; encoded by the coding sequence ATGAAAATCAAATGCATCTTGATTATTTCTGTTTGTTCTTTGTTCAACGCATTGCTTTCTGCACAGTCATCTATTGATATTCTCACCATCGGTGGCGTAGTGGGCATGCCATCAGCATATCAGCAACCACTAAACGGAAAAGCAACAGAAAGTAACTTGTTAGTTAACCTTAAGCTGCCCATTAAATTCAATGAAAAGACAATCTGGTATAACGATTTTACGTATTCCGGATTTAACGTTACCAACGATATTGATGTAAGGCCGACTGAATACCTCACGGCCATGCGCATGCACGGAATCATTTTTCAAACCGGTATCGTGCAAAAAATAAGCGACCGCAATGGTTTTCAATTATTGGCGGTGCCCAGATACATGTCGGATTTTAAAGGAAGCGACAGCAAGAGTTGGCAGTTAGGGGCCATTGCTTTATTTGAGCACCGCAACCACGAACGGTTGGTGACTCGCTATGGCTTTCTGTACAACCATGAATTATTTGGCCCGCTGCTCGTGCCGTTGTTTTATCTCGATTGGCAACTGAATGATAATTGGAGTATCACAGGTTTGGTGCCGATCAACCTTAAGGTTAGCTACAGAGTAAATGAATCGCTGACGACCGGTTTCAGTCATTTTGGATTCATCACTACCTATCGAATTGGGCAGGAGGAATTTAAAACCGATTACATTGAACGCAACAGCATTGATGAGGCATTGTTTGCACGTTGGAATACACATGGTAACTTTTTTATTGAAACGCGTATCGGGTATTCGTTAAGTCGGGTGTATGAACAATACAACGCTAACGAAAAAATGGATCTCCGATTAAGCATTGTGCGTTTTGGTGATGATCGTGCACCTCAGAACGTAAACTTTGATAATGGACTGATTGCTTCTGTACGGTTGGTGTATAGCCTGCCGTTGAAATGA
- a CDS encoding amino acid permease: MNSSHPDEGLKRVVGVRTLAINAVNMTIGAGIFALPALVAAEIGASAFLAYFVCTLLLGLVLLCFVEVGTKISTSGGAYAYIEEAFGPLAGFLTNTIFWLGFTALANAAVANVMADNLAIFFPKLGEPVFRALFLIAVFGGLSWLNVQGSKESTTFVNVVTVLKLIPLLLLIVFGFAHMQTENLQVTAWPSVQQLGEASLILFFAFGGGAEATLSASGEIKNPTYTIPRGFLLGVLVVFLFYLAIQLVAQGVLGDALAAEKEAPLGAVASIVFGKQGLSFMALAAAVSCFGLISGDMFVSSRVPYAAARDGLLPSFLAKIHPKFSTPYFSIVLYASVSFLYAISGGFRQLAILSSASILLIYVGVIAATIKLRSRKVEGAYVNPGGLLIPVLALMATGWFLSNLAWKEIVAVIIFLAFFSIVYYIMKSFQKKQ; the protein is encoded by the coding sequence ATGAACAGCAGTCATCCCGATGAAGGCCTGAAACGTGTGGTAGGTGTTCGCACACTTGCCATCAATGCGGTAAACATGACCATCGGAGCGGGAATTTTTGCCTTGCCCGCGTTGGTAGCAGCCGAAATTGGCGCTTCGGCTTTTCTGGCATACTTCGTTTGTACGTTGTTGCTGGGTTTGGTGCTGCTATGCTTTGTAGAAGTGGGCACAAAAATCTCAACCTCGGGCGGTGCATACGCTTACATTGAAGAAGCATTTGGCCCGCTGGCTGGGTTTTTAACGAATACCATTTTTTGGTTGGGGTTCACAGCGTTGGCAAATGCAGCGGTAGCCAACGTTATGGCCGACAACCTGGCCATCTTTTTTCCGAAACTTGGCGAACCTGTTTTTCGCGCACTCTTTCTTATTGCTGTATTTGGAGGGTTGAGTTGGCTCAACGTTCAGGGCAGCAAAGAGAGCACTACGTTTGTGAATGTAGTAACGGTATTAAAACTCATTCCGTTGTTGTTGCTTATTGTCTTTGGTTTTGCTCATATGCAAACTGAAAATCTTCAGGTAACGGCATGGCCTTCGGTGCAACAATTAGGTGAAGCATCATTGATTTTGTTTTTTGCTTTTGGTGGTGGCGCAGAAGCAACCTTGTCGGCATCAGGTGAGATAAAGAATCCGACCTACACCATACCGCGTGGTTTTCTTTTAGGTGTTTTGGTTGTATTCCTTTTTTACCTGGCGATACAATTAGTGGCTCAAGGTGTGTTGGGCGATGCACTGGCAGCTGAAAAAGAGGCGCCTTTAGGTGCAGTCGCCTCAATTGTTTTTGGAAAGCAGGGACTCTCGTTTATGGCTCTGGCGGCTGCGGTTTCTTGTTTTGGACTGATCAGTGGCGATATGTTTGTGTCTTCGCGTGTTCCATATGCAGCAGCACGCGATGGATTGCTGCCTTCATTTTTGGCAAAGATTCACCCGAAGTTCTCTACACCTTACTTTTCTATTGTACTCTATGCTTCCGTTAGTTTTCTGTATGCGATCTCAGGCGGATTCAGGCAATTGGCCATCCTGTCGAGCGCGTCAATTTTGTTGATTTATGTTGGTGTAATTGCTGCTACAATAAAATTGCGAAGCCGAAAAGTTGAAGGGGCTTATGTAAATCCGGGTGGATTGCTCATTCCTGTACTGGCCTTAATGGCTACGGGTTGGTTTTTATCAAACCTGGCATGGAAAGAAATTGTAGCGGTGATTATTTTTCTGGCATTTTTCAGCATTGTCTATTATATCATGAAATCTTTTCAGAAAAAGCAGTAA
- a CDS encoding ketoacyl-ACP synthase III: MQEQLYSIITGSGRYIPTQRITNSDFLNHTFYEADGKRLTRSNEEIIQKFSEITGILERRYVTDDLVASDIGYLAALDALNSSHSDGETLDYIIVAHNFGDVPADNRRSDLVPALASRVKMKLGIKNPETVCYDLPFGCAGWLQGVIQADFYIKSGMAKKVMVIGTETLSRICDPHDRDSMIYADGAGAVILEVKRSETPVGILAHHSQTNAGEYTYVLKMEPSYNPDYKGDDLFLKMRGRTLYEHALKAVPAVVKASLEKAEIPITDVKKVFIHQANTKMDDAILKRLFEAYGVETPEGIMPMCISWLGNSSVATVPTLYDLVSKGDMPEHQLIKGSVIVFAAVGAGVNINAVVYRIPE; this comes from the coding sequence ATGCAAGAACAACTTTATTCGATTATCACCGGTTCAGGTCGGTATATTCCCACACAGCGCATTACCAATTCTGATTTTCTGAATCACACATTTTATGAGGCTGATGGAAAGCGGTTAACGCGCTCCAACGAAGAGATCATTCAAAAGTTTAGCGAAATAACCGGCATACTGGAGCGGAGATACGTTACGGATGATCTGGTCGCTTCGGATATCGGTTACCTGGCTGCACTTGATGCGCTCAATTCATCGCACAGCGATGGTGAAACACTCGATTATATAATTGTGGCACATAATTTTGGCGATGTGCCTGCTGATAATCGTAGAAGTGATCTCGTGCCTGCCCTGGCTTCACGCGTAAAAATGAAATTGGGAATCAAGAATCCGGAAACGGTATGTTATGATTTGCCTTTTGGTTGTGCGGGTTGGTTGCAAGGTGTGATTCAAGCTGACTTTTACATCAAATCGGGAATGGCGAAGAAGGTGATGGTGATTGGTACAGAAACACTTTCGCGCATTTGTGATCCGCACGATCGCGACAGCATGATTTATGCAGATGGGGCAGGTGCTGTAATTCTGGAAGTGAAACGCAGTGAAACACCGGTTGGCATTCTGGCACATCACTCTCAAACCAATGCGGGTGAGTATACTTACGTGCTGAAGATGGAGCCTTCCTACAATCCCGATTACAAGGGTGATGATTTGTTTTTAAAAATGCGCGGACGCACCTTATATGAGCATGCACTAAAAGCTGTGCCGGCTGTGGTAAAGGCAAGTCTGGAAAAAGCAGAAATTCCTATTACAGATGTTAAAAAAGTTTTCATTCACCAGGCCAACACCAAAATGGATGATGCCATTTTGAAGCGGTTGTTTGAGGCATACGGAGTAGAAACTCCAGAAGGCATAATGCCCATGTGTATTTCCTGGCTGGGCAACAGTTCGGTGGCAACCGTGCCTACGCTTTATGATCTGGTAAGCAAGGGTGATATGCCTGAACATCAGTTAATCAAAGGAAGCGTGATTGTATTTGCAGCGGTGGGAGCGGGGGTAAACATCAACGCGGTTGTTTATCGAATTCCAGAATAA